Proteins encoded together in one Rhizobium sp. 11515TR window:
- a CDS encoding polysaccharide biosynthesis/export family protein, translating into MALLLSGVAMHGIASAAAADAYRVGPQARIKVAIVEWIAATGEYKEWTALNGEYVVSQSGSISIPMIGKMQVSDKTVEDISADIGEKLKQITGLALAPTASVEVVKYPMIYVSGAVEKPSELEFRPGLTVKQAVAMAGGRERRSSQTGDYSEAQQVSYAGEISRMELQLKQLGARRARLMAELNDQPAIAFPPEIKAAPEGSAIWQIMTSEVDLFNARADALRQQLAAAADLEVLLRNEINILDEKMSSQDEQVKIAQDELSDISKLVDTKILTTSRKTSLERIVAEMQAGKLDLVVASMQAKQKLSETERDALNLKGQRKTDAGQLLQTTETEIEDTKLKRNTTLQLLQLSGASLSRSQSLKALDLQPMEYWITRNGDEANAIKASEATALQPGDVLDVRYNISGSLDGTALSSADTGQSQ; encoded by the coding sequence ATGGCGTTGCTTCTTTCCGGCGTGGCGATGCATGGCATAGCGAGTGCTGCGGCCGCCGACGCCTATCGTGTTGGGCCTCAGGCGCGGATCAAGGTCGCCATCGTCGAATGGATCGCCGCAACCGGCGAATACAAGGAATGGACGGCGCTGAATGGCGAATATGTCGTATCGCAATCGGGTTCGATCTCAATTCCGATGATTGGAAAAATGCAGGTCAGCGATAAGACGGTCGAAGACATCAGCGCCGATATCGGCGAGAAGCTGAAGCAGATCACCGGTCTGGCGCTTGCACCGACCGCTTCGGTCGAGGTCGTCAAATATCCGATGATCTACGTGTCCGGCGCTGTCGAAAAGCCGAGTGAGCTGGAATTCAGGCCCGGCCTGACGGTGAAGCAGGCGGTTGCCATGGCGGGCGGGCGTGAGCGTCGGTCCAGCCAGACCGGTGACTACTCGGAGGCGCAGCAGGTCAGCTATGCCGGCGAGATCAGCCGGATGGAGCTGCAGCTGAAACAGCTCGGCGCCCGGCGGGCCCGCCTGATGGCCGAACTCAACGATCAGCCGGCGATCGCATTCCCGCCGGAGATCAAGGCCGCCCCCGAAGGATCGGCCATCTGGCAGATCATGACCAGCGAAGTAGACCTGTTCAATGCCAGGGCGGATGCCTTGCGCCAGCAACTCGCCGCCGCCGCGGATCTGGAAGTGCTGCTGCGCAATGAAATCAACATCCTCGACGAGAAGATGTCGTCGCAGGACGAGCAGGTGAAGATCGCGCAGGACGAGTTGAGCGACATTTCCAAGCTGGTCGACACGAAGATCCTGACCACCTCTCGGAAGACCTCGCTGGAGCGGATCGTTGCCGAGATGCAGGCAGGCAAGCTGGATCTTGTGGTTGCTTCGATGCAGGCAAAGCAGAAGCTGAGCGAGACCGAACGTGATGCGCTCAATCTCAAGGGTCAACGCAAGACCGATGCCGGCCAATTGCTGCAGACTACCGAGACCGAAATCGAGGATACCAAACTAAAGCGAAACACGACGCTGCAACTTCTGCAGCTTTCGGGCGCTTCGCTTTCGAGAAGTCAGAGCTTGAAGGCGCTCGATCTCCAGCCGATGGAATACTGGATCACCCGCAACGGCGACGAGGCCAATGCGATCAAGGCATCGGAAGCGACCGCGCTGCAGCCGGGGGACGTCCTGGATGTGCGTTACAATATTTCCGGAAGCCTGGACGGCACGGCGCTTTCGTCTGCCGATACCGGTCAATCTCAATAG
- a CDS encoding PP2C family protein-serine/threonine phosphatase, protein MTDASTAKQRLGLRSFRAKFLLVVGGAVLFDLLVSGGLALWNVQRLSRNATTEVGQGLEKASQDYIRSYADSTAAEVGLLIDQVHSDVKALAGVLQGQIDNPARSVDVGAAMSRASPGAVTVSYDPVGQWSQNLPGTPSVISVWGYLLDKDHHPLPQVQADIEWSAVLDLVAPSLLHNGASKLQMYYIGPRERPIFRTAPYTTQAQTFDRLYPGHNSADFWTFFFPGLYESWQQWASNPSSRPVADYITQTAPYTDAITGKLIVSFFHPLWTPDRHHLAGAAGADITLTQLAEIVEHVKVAQTGFGFLAMSNGNVVAINPVGEKVIGLRAANDAAAKGVTGVDRSLRNSTQTAITRLPLDADGVIQHITLSQQGEDVPYLAVVKQLHPTNLWVDGPVKSEVMSLGIVVPEREIYASLIAAKDEISRATNRILLYQIMAVLVSLMIVTAAVFAASKRVTSGISALASAAKRIQAKDYSVRVDISTRDEVAEAGIAFNRMAEDISFHTENLEKLVSDRTKEIEAAKEEISTLNSQLKNENLRLGAELNVARQIQLMVLPRAKELTAIKHLEIAAYMRPADEVGGDYYDVLQNGNNLKIGIGDVTGHGLESGVLMLMVQSIARALQEAGEMDPAKFLTDLNRAIFKNIERTRTDKHLTLSFLDYDGERLTISGQHEDMIIIRQDGKVERIDTGDLGLPVGLEPDIAPFIDTRQVSFEKGDMIVLHTDGVTEAENSKGELFGFDRLLEDARRLHGGTAEEVVEGILDDLMAYIGTHKIHDDITLVVMRHR, encoded by the coding sequence ATGACAGACGCGTCAACCGCCAAGCAACGGCTCGGACTGCGCTCATTTCGCGCCAAATTTCTACTCGTGGTCGGGGGTGCCGTTCTTTTCGACCTGCTCGTCAGCGGCGGCCTTGCACTATGGAACGTCCAGCGTCTTTCGCGCAACGCCACGACGGAAGTAGGACAAGGCTTGGAGAAGGCGAGCCAGGATTACATTCGCTCCTATGCGGATTCGACCGCCGCAGAGGTCGGCCTGCTGATCGACCAGGTCCATTCCGACGTTAAGGCGCTGGCGGGCGTGCTGCAGGGGCAGATCGACAACCCTGCGCGAAGTGTGGATGTGGGGGCTGCCATGAGCAGGGCGTCTCCGGGCGCCGTAACGGTGTCCTACGACCCGGTTGGCCAATGGTCACAGAACCTGCCCGGCACGCCCTCCGTCATCAGTGTCTGGGGGTACCTGCTCGATAAGGATCACCATCCCCTGCCCCAGGTGCAGGCAGACATAGAATGGAGCGCGGTGCTCGATCTGGTCGCCCCTTCATTGCTGCATAACGGCGCGTCGAAGCTGCAGATGTATTATATCGGGCCTAGGGAGCGCCCGATTTTCCGGACCGCTCCCTATACGACGCAGGCACAGACCTTCGACCGGCTCTATCCCGGCCATAACAGTGCCGATTTTTGGACATTCTTCTTTCCAGGCCTCTACGAATCCTGGCAGCAATGGGCTTCCAACCCGTCGTCACGGCCGGTCGCCGATTACATCACCCAGACCGCTCCCTATACCGACGCCATCACCGGCAAGCTGATCGTCAGCTTTTTTCATCCGCTCTGGACGCCGGATCGGCATCACCTGGCCGGTGCCGCCGGCGCTGATATCACGCTCACACAACTTGCCGAAATCGTTGAACATGTGAAAGTCGCCCAGACCGGATTCGGCTTCCTTGCCATGTCGAATGGAAATGTCGTCGCAATCAATCCCGTGGGCGAGAAGGTCATCGGCTTGCGTGCCGCCAACGATGCTGCCGCCAAGGGCGTCACCGGCGTCGATCGATCCTTGCGCAACAGCACCCAAACGGCGATCACCAGGCTGCCGCTCGACGCCGATGGCGTGATCCAGCATATCACCCTCAGCCAACAGGGAGAGGATGTTCCCTACCTCGCGGTCGTCAAGCAATTGCACCCGACCAATCTCTGGGTGGACGGGCCGGTCAAGAGCGAGGTCATGTCGCTCGGAATCGTGGTACCCGAGCGCGAGATCTACGCCTCGCTCATTGCCGCCAAGGACGAGATATCGCGGGCAACCAACCGCATCCTGCTTTATCAGATCATGGCGGTCCTTGTGTCGCTGATGATCGTCACGGCGGCGGTCTTCGCTGCCTCGAAACGAGTCACCAGCGGCATCAGCGCGCTGGCAAGCGCCGCCAAGCGCATACAGGCGAAGGATTATTCCGTCAGGGTCGATATCTCGACCAGGGACGAGGTGGCGGAGGCCGGCATCGCATTCAACCGGATGGCGGAGGATATCAGCTTCCATACCGAAAACCTCGAAAAGCTCGTCTCGGATCGGACCAAGGAGATCGAGGCGGCCAAGGAAGAGATTTCGACCCTCAACAGCCAATTGAAGAACGAAAATCTGCGGCTGGGTGCCGAGCTCAATGTCGCCCGGCAGATCCAGCTCATGGTCCTGCCGCGGGCCAAGGAGCTGACGGCGATCAAGCATCTGGAGATCGCCGCCTATATGCGCCCGGCCGACGAAGTCGGCGGCGATTACTATGATGTCCTGCAGAACGGAAACAACCTCAAGATCGGCATCGGCGACGTGACCGGCCACGGGCTGGAGAGCGGCGTGCTGATGCTGATGGTGCAATCGATCGCCCGCGCCCTGCAGGAAGCAGGCGAGATGGACCCGGCAAAATTCCTGACCGATCTCAACCGCGCCATCTTCAAGAACATCGAACGAACACGGACGGACAAGCATCTGACCCTGTCGTTCCTCGACTATGACGGCGAGAGATTGACTATATCCGGCCAGCACGAGGACATGATCATCATTCGCCAGGACGGCAAGGTGGAGCGGATAGACACAGGCGATCTCGGTCTTCCTGTTGGCCTCGAGCCCGACATAGCTCCCTTTATCGATACGCGGCAAGTATCCTTCGAGAAAGGCGACATGATAGTCCTGCATACCGATGGTGTCACCGAAGCGGAGAATTCGAAGGGTGAATTGTTCGGTTTCGACAGGCTTTTGGAGGATGCCCGCCGCCTGCATGGCGGGACTGCGGAAGAAGTCGTCGAGGGCATACTTGACGACTTGATGGCTTACATCGGGACCCACAAGATCCATGACGATATTACCCTTGTGGTGATGCGGCACAGGTGA
- a CDS encoding glycosyltransferase, with protein sequence MRVAIVHYWLVSMRGGEKVVEALCDMYPDADIFTLVYDESRVSEKIRRHKIFTSFLQRIPGAAKTYQSLLPLMPFALESFDLTGYDLIISSESGPAKGIIPPPRATHICYCHSPMRYLWDHYHFYRSHAGLASRLILPMLAPMLRSWDVNTSMRVDRFVANSHHVCDRIGKYYRRPATVVYPPVNVDDFMPAPSTEDFYLCAGQLVPYKRIDLAVKAFTRMNRQLVVIGEGSEAEGLKRIAGPSITFLGRTPFPILREKLARCRALVFPGEEDFGMVPVEAMASGRPVIAYGSGGALETVAPGVTGVLFDQQSVDALIKAVIDFEAMQHRFHPEKLQAHAEQFSPRKFTAGMQAIINEELLIRKAARLRSHPAVQGGREAQLPVLAMEPQSRTLQ encoded by the coding sequence ATGCGGGTAGCGATCGTGCATTATTGGCTGGTATCGATGCGCGGCGGAGAAAAAGTGGTCGAGGCGCTCTGCGACATGTATCCGGACGCCGATATCTTCACTCTCGTCTATGATGAAAGCCGTGTCTCCGAGAAGATTCGCAGGCACAAGATTTTCACCTCCTTCCTTCAGCGGATTCCCGGTGCCGCCAAGACCTACCAATCGCTCTTGCCGCTGATGCCTTTCGCATTGGAGAGCTTCGACCTCACCGGCTACGATCTGATCATTTCCAGCGAATCCGGCCCGGCCAAGGGCATCATCCCGCCGCCGCGGGCAACGCATATCTGCTATTGCCATTCCCCCATGCGTTATCTTTGGGATCACTATCACTTCTATCGATCCCATGCGGGCCTCGCATCCCGGCTCATATTGCCGATGCTGGCGCCGATGCTACGCTCCTGGGACGTCAATACGAGCATGCGGGTCGATCGCTTCGTCGCCAACTCGCATCATGTCTGCGACCGCATCGGCAAATATTATCGACGGCCCGCGACCGTGGTCTATCCCCCCGTCAATGTCGATGATTTCATGCCGGCGCCATCGACCGAGGATTTTTATCTCTGCGCCGGCCAGTTGGTTCCCTACAAGCGGATTGATCTGGCGGTGAAGGCTTTTACCCGGATGAATCGCCAGCTGGTCGTCATCGGCGAAGGCAGCGAAGCGGAGGGGCTCAAACGTATCGCCGGTCCATCGATTACTTTTCTCGGACGGACCCCATTTCCAATATTGAGAGAAAAGCTTGCCCGCTGTCGTGCGCTGGTCTTTCCCGGCGAGGAGGACTTTGGCATGGTTCCAGTGGAAGCGATGGCCAGCGGGCGACCCGTTATCGCCTACGGAAGTGGTGGCGCGCTGGAAACGGTCGCGCCGGGCGTGACCGGCGTTCTCTTCGACCAACAGTCCGTCGATGCTCTGATCAAGGCCGTGATCGATTTCGAGGCCATGCAGCACCGCTTTCACCCGGAAAAACTGCAAGCGCATGCAGAACAGTTCAGTCCGCGTAAATTCACCGCAGGCATGCAAGCGATCATCAATGAGGAGCTGCTGATCCGCAAGGCGGCAAGGCTTCGCAGCCACCCAGCCGTTCAAGGAGGTCGCGAAGCGCAATTGCCGGTCCTTGCGATGGAACCGCAAAGCAGGACACTCCAGTAG
- a CDS encoding ubiquinone biosynthesis methyltransferase UbiE: protein MKEVQVDAAFEPLLELEMEMATLVADWSHCDQSATYVARMVSHDRHDPIRHANLLSSALNELFEMSFHTRESDGTLTCRLYRNGLIERIELTFPCSAEQRDSYQAIVERIGQGQALANYLDVITDDAARAEHAILLGLAVNYDADIELSDQHTGVMTFVVDLALERLLN, encoded by the coding sequence ATGAAGGAGGTGCAAGTGGACGCGGCTTTCGAGCCATTGCTTGAGCTGGAGATGGAGATGGCGACCCTCGTGGCGGACTGGTCGCATTGCGACCAGTCCGCCACTTATGTGGCCCGCATGGTCAGCCATGATCGCCACGATCCCATCCGCCATGCCAACCTGCTTTCGTCAGCCCTGAATGAACTCTTCGAGATGTCGTTCCATACCAGAGAAAGCGACGGCACACTTACCTGCCGCCTCTATCGAAACGGCTTGATCGAGCGGATCGAATTGACCTTTCCCTGCTCGGCCGAGCAACGCGATTCATATCAGGCAATCGTCGAGCGCATCGGACAAGGCCAGGCGCTTGCAAACTATCTCGATGTCATCACCGATGACGCCGCGCGTGCCGAGCATGCGATCCTTCTTGGCCTTGCCGTCAATTACGATGCCGATATCGAGCTGTCCGATCAGCATACAGGCGTCATGACTTTCGTGGTGGATCTCGCACTCGAAAGGCTACTCAATTGA
- a CDS encoding putative bifunctional diguanylate cyclase/phosphodiesterase, which produces MPENRVDRSQQIPYESESDNGLEAMISLWDLDLKFLDSSKRFKEHIGLASRNEVTLWEAYPALAKPALAELIREVIDTGEPRAISLDDPRRGKRNVLVSYIRVGLLIIETNGASSNGNLSSEDSEKARLIHQATHDALTGLPNRRQFSAALAQLLPASGKIGPALMQLDLDDFKPVNDTLGHGAGDIVLKLAAERIKEALGQGGTVYRLAGDEFAIIQVGPQRAFEAERLADALVTEFKKPFTVNGISLFVGVSVGIAIAPRDGNEGEQLMKAADVALYAAKKEGRRRARTFDPAMLIVVEQRELLRRSLRVALQRDEFFIEYQPLVESSSNVVGFEALLRWRHPTLGIIPPAAFIPMAEADGLMREIGQWMLEEACREALAWPAHYTLAVNLSPAEFLTPGLTDRVSQTLDIVGFPAERLELEITEGVLLERTTNNLDTLNTLNVLGIQISLDDFGTEYSSLSYLKNFPFDTIKIDRYFIRDLLQDSKSQAIVRSVIGLAHGLDMRVTAEGVETQQQAAWLREEGCDRLQGYSISPPLSADKLDDFIRQRARTQPATTFDEYHASP; this is translated from the coding sequence ATGCCTGAGAACCGAGTGGATCGGTCGCAGCAAATTCCATATGAGTCCGAATCCGACAACGGTTTAGAGGCGATGATTTCGCTTTGGGACCTCGATCTCAAATTCCTCGACTCCTCCAAGAGGTTCAAAGAGCATATCGGCCTTGCGTCCCGCAACGAGGTGACATTGTGGGAGGCCTATCCGGCACTTGCAAAACCGGCGCTTGCCGAGCTCATTCGTGAGGTAATCGATACGGGTGAACCTCGCGCGATCTCGCTCGACGATCCGAGGCGAGGAAAACGCAACGTTCTCGTCTCCTACATTCGAGTAGGCCTCCTAATTATCGAAACCAACGGGGCAAGCTCGAATGGGAACTTGTCATCCGAAGACAGTGAAAAAGCGCGGCTGATCCATCAGGCAACACACGACGCGTTGACCGGATTGCCCAATCGCCGCCAATTCAGTGCGGCGCTGGCGCAACTCCTTCCAGCGAGCGGCAAGATCGGGCCGGCGCTGATGCAGCTCGATCTCGATGACTTCAAGCCCGTCAACGATACGCTCGGCCATGGTGCCGGCGACATCGTGCTGAAACTCGCCGCCGAAAGAATCAAGGAAGCGCTCGGCCAGGGCGGAACGGTCTACCGTCTCGCCGGCGACGAATTCGCCATCATCCAGGTCGGACCACAGCGTGCCTTCGAGGCGGAACGGCTGGCAGACGCGCTGGTGACCGAATTCAAGAAACCGTTCACGGTCAACGGTATCTCTCTTTTCGTCGGCGTGAGTGTCGGCATTGCAATTGCGCCGCGCGACGGCAACGAGGGGGAACAGCTGATGAAGGCTGCCGATGTCGCCCTTTATGCCGCCAAGAAAGAGGGACGGCGGCGGGCGCGGACTTTCGATCCGGCCATGCTGATCGTGGTCGAACAAAGGGAGCTGCTGCGGCGCAGCCTGCGCGTGGCACTGCAGCGCGACGAGTTCTTCATCGAATATCAGCCGCTCGTGGAGTCTTCGTCCAATGTGGTCGGCTTTGAGGCGCTGCTGCGCTGGCGGCATCCGACCCTCGGGATTATTCCGCCGGCAGCTTTCATTCCCATGGCGGAAGCCGACGGCCTCATGCGCGAAATCGGTCAGTGGATGCTGGAAGAAGCCTGCCGCGAGGCCTTGGCGTGGCCGGCGCACTATACGCTTGCAGTGAACCTTTCTCCGGCGGAATTCCTGACGCCGGGCCTGACCGATCGCGTCTCCCAAACGCTCGATATCGTCGGATTTCCAGCCGAGCGCCTGGAGCTGGAAATCACCGAGGGCGTGCTTCTGGAACGCACGACCAATAATCTGGACACGCTGAATACGCTGAACGTGCTCGGCATCCAGATTTCCCTCGATGACTTCGGCACGGAATATTCCTCGCTCAGCTATCTCAAGAATTTTCCCTTCGATACGATCAAGATCGATCGCTACTTCATCAGGGATCTTTTGCAGGACAGCAAAAGCCAAGCCATTGTGCGCTCCGTGATCGGGCTCGCCCACGGTCTGGACATGCGGGTGACCGCGGAAGGCGTCGAAACGCAGCAACAGGCAGCCTGGCTCCGGGAAGAGGGCTGCGACCGCCTGCAGGGCTACAGCATCAGCCCTCCGCTCAGCGCCGACAAGCTCGATGATTTCATAAGGCAGCGTGCGCGCACTCAACCGGCCACGACATTCGACGAATATCACGCCAGCCCGTGA
- a CDS encoding class I SAM-dependent methyltransferase — translation MNTPSSSRFTAQFDANNQEFSLSGVLRPHSVAELADDLALLRNGIETVNGVCYINLKRVIHMNNTAFRALTHALLDATRSRPDLKLTVVASSVVAWASRLFRHLSDLSPNIVVEIYDSAFYPGQTFVENQSFIPILRTQTKMTWRHEREILPRHGLREGLHVADICCGIGDFAMLLRKDFKPARIVALDHSLPSLEYARKVADDFDVQDIEYTYGDASQMLFESDQFDFVTCRHSLQIFDRPDVLLRELYRICKPGGRVYITNEKNSHCLGEPRADSIQWTYNEVAKLFAHFDMDVEMGPKGRRMLLDAGFKDVRMESFMVTNLDGDPQDFADIITAWQNVYAGEMAVRRGDSAAFIERFKQGFADHIFAALHPRGYAGWPIWASSGQKPL, via the coding sequence TTGAACACCCCCTCCTCTAGCCGTTTCACAGCGCAATTCGATGCCAATAATCAGGAATTCTCCCTGTCAGGAGTCCTCAGGCCACATTCGGTTGCCGAGCTCGCCGATGATCTCGCCCTGCTGCGAAACGGTATCGAGACGGTGAATGGTGTCTGCTACATCAATCTGAAGCGCGTCATTCACATGAACAATACGGCATTCCGTGCCCTGACGCATGCACTCCTCGATGCCACCCGGTCGAGGCCGGATCTCAAGCTGACGGTCGTCGCTTCGAGCGTCGTCGCATGGGCATCGCGGCTGTTTCGCCATTTGAGCGATCTGTCGCCCAACATCGTCGTCGAGATCTACGATTCGGCCTTCTATCCCGGGCAGACATTCGTGGAGAACCAGAGCTTCATCCCGATCCTCCGGACCCAGACGAAAATGACCTGGCGGCACGAACGCGAGATATTGCCGCGACACGGCCTTCGCGAGGGTTTGCATGTTGCCGACATCTGTTGCGGCATCGGCGATTTCGCCATGCTGCTGCGAAAGGATTTCAAGCCGGCGCGGATCGTTGCCCTCGATCACTCGCTGCCGAGCCTGGAATATGCCCGCAAGGTCGCTGATGATTTCGACGTCCAGGACATCGAATATACCTATGGCGACGCATCACAGATGCTGTTCGAGAGTGACCAGTTCGATTTCGTGACCTGCAGGCATTCGCTGCAGATCTTCGACCGTCCGGATGTTCTGCTGCGCGAACTCTATCGCATATGCAAGCCAGGCGGCAGGGTCTACATCACCAACGAGAAGAACTCCCATTGTCTTGGCGAGCCCAGAGCCGACAGTATCCAATGGACCTATAACGAGGTCGCGAAGCTGTTTGCCCATTTCGACATGGATGTCGAAATGGGTCCCAAGGGCCGCCGCATGCTGCTGGATGCCGGCTTCAAGGATGTGCGGATGGAAAGCTTCATGGTCACCAATCTCGACGGCGATCCCCAGGATTTCGCCGACATCATCACGGCGTGGCAGAATGTCTATGCAGGTGAGATGGCGGTCCGAAGAGGGGATTCGGCCGCATTCATCGAGCGATTCAAACAAGGTTTCGCCGATCATATTTTTGCCGCGCTCCATCCAAGAGGCTATGCCGGCTGGCCGATCTGGGCTTCCTCGGGACAGAAACCGCTATGA